A genomic segment from Caldisalinibacter kiritimatiensis encodes:
- a CDS encoding ATP-binding protein, with the protein MKQIVVISGKGGTGKTTLTSSLVHLAKNRHIADCDVEAPNLSLMLESETINKELYIGGKVAKVDENKCASCGLCKKTCRFDAITEDFKVDPLKCEGCGACEYVCPHDAITMIDDETGHIFTSKTDGGIFSHAELAIGADGAGKVVTEIRKAVAQRADKDDLVIIDGSPGIGCVVIASLTGCDMAVVVTEPTQSGLSDLKRVLSLVEHFNMKAYIVINKYDINEEKTKEIEEYCSENGFEVIGKVPFDSSVNKAIKVNKPVVTFEDSDAGEEIKNVWNILNEKIRR; encoded by the coding sequence ATGAAGCAAATAGTTGTTATTAGTGGTAAAGGAGGAACGGGAAAAACAACATTAACCTCTTCTTTAGTACACCTTGCTAAAAATAGACATATTGCAGATTGTGATGTTGAAGCACCGAATTTAAGTTTGATGTTAGAAAGTGAAACGATTAATAAAGAATTATATATTGGCGGTAAAGTGGCAAAAGTAGATGAGAATAAATGTGCAAGTTGTGGTTTGTGTAAAAAGACTTGTCGATTTGATGCTATAACAGAAGATTTTAAAGTAGATCCTTTAAAATGTGAAGGGTGTGGAGCATGTGAATATGTATGTCCTCATGATGCAATTACTATGATTGATGATGAAACAGGACATATATTTACTAGCAAGACTGATGGAGGCATATTTTCACATGCTGAACTAGCTATTGGTGCAGATGGAGCTGGTAAGGTAGTAACTGAAATAAGAAAAGCTGTAGCTCAAAGAGCGGATAAAGATGATTTGGTAATCATAGATGGCTCTCCTGGAATAGGTTGTGTAGTTATAGCATCTTTGACTGGCTGTGATATGGCAGTCGTAGTAACTGAGCCAACTCAGTCAGGACTTAGTGACTTGAAAAGAGTATTATCTTTAGTAGAGCATTTTAACATGAAGGCATATATAGTAATTAATAAATATGATATTAATGAGGAAAAAACGAAGGAAATAGAAGAATATTGTTCAGAAAATGGATTTGAAGTCATTGGAAAGGTTCCATTTGATTCTTCTGTAAATAAAGCAATTAAAGTTAATAAGCCGGTTGTAACGTTTGAAGATAGTGATGCTGGCGAAGAAATAAAAAATGTGTGGAATATCTTAAATGAAAAAATAAGGAGGTAA
- a CDS encoding ATP-binding protein encodes MYISVLSGKGGTGKTTISTNLASYLAQKGYKTRYLDFDVEEPNGFIFLKPDVSETEEVKVKVPKVDEDLCKHCGACANHCNFNALAVTKQKVLVFEKLCHSCGLCSVVCPVDAIEEVDREIGKIEIGKMNNLEAIRGVLNIGEPMGIPIIKQLREHVSDDYINIVDSPPGSSCSVVNSVEDSDYSILVTEPTEFGLHDLRIAVEVIKQMNIPFGVVINKSDENDDIIEDYCKEEGCEILGKIPFSKDIASKYSKGQLLFHENDKVAEEMDKIVSKVLGGSQNEANSCY; translated from the coding sequence ATGTATATATCAGTATTAAGTGGAAAAGGTGGAACAGGAAAAACTACAATTTCAACTAATTTAGCATCATATTTAGCTCAAAAAGGCTATAAAACTAGATATTTAGATTTTGATGTAGAAGAGCCTAATGGTTTTATATTTTTAAAACCAGATGTGAGTGAAACAGAAGAAGTAAAGGTGAAAGTACCAAAAGTAGATGAAGATTTATGTAAACATTGTGGTGCATGTGCTAACCACTGTAATTTTAACGCTTTAGCTGTAACAAAACAAAAAGTTTTAGTATTCGAAAAGTTATGCCATAGTTGTGGCTTATGTAGTGTAGTTTGCCCTGTAGATGCAATTGAGGAAGTAGATAGAGAAATAGGTAAAATAGAGATAGGAAAGATGAATAATTTAGAAGCTATTAGAGGAGTATTAAATATAGGAGAACCTATGGGTATACCAATTATTAAGCAATTAAGAGAGCATGTATCTGATGATTATATAAATATTGTTGACTCTCCGCCAGGAAGTTCTTGTAGTGTTGTTAATTCGGTAGAAGATTCAGATTATTCAATTCTAGTAACTGAACCTACAGAATTTGGACTTCATGATTTAAGAATTGCAGTAGAAGTTATAAAACAGATGAATATACCTTTTGGAGTAGTAATAAATAAATCAGATGAAAATGATGATATAATAGAAGACTATTGTAAAGAAGAAGGATGCGAAATTCTAGGTAAAATACCGTTTTCTAAGGATATAGCATCTAAATATTCTAAGGGACAATTACTTTTCCATGAAAATGATAAAGTAGCAGAAGAAATGGATAAGATTGTTTCTAAAGTGTTAGGAGGGTCACAAAATGAAGCAAATAGTTGTTATTAG
- a CDS encoding NifB/NifX family molybdenum-iron cluster-binding protein, which translates to MKICFTSTGETMESKLDPRFGRCKYFIIYDTETKEHKTVENSGAISAHGAGVSAAQQVEEAGVDVVITGKLGPNAMNILSAANINGFSGNQVSLEENLKLYEEGKLEKITKPGKAHHGM; encoded by the coding sequence GTGAAAATATGTTTTACTAGTACAGGAGAAACTATGGAGAGTAAATTAGATCCTAGATTTGGAAGATGTAAGTATTTTATAATTTATGATACAGAAACAAAAGAGCATAAAACAGTAGAAAACTCAGGAGCTATTTCAGCTCATGGAGCTGGTGTATCAGCGGCACAGCAAGTTGAGGAAGCAGGAGTAGATGTAGTTATAACTGGTAAATTAGGACCTAATGCTATGAATATTTTATCAGCGGCTAATATTAATGGCTTTTCAGGTAACCAAGTATCTTTAGAAGAAAACCTAAAATTATATGAAGAAGGAAAGTTAGAGAAAATTACAAAACCAGGAAAAGCACATCATGGAATGTAA
- a CDS encoding DUF2284 domain-containing protein: MIRLNYNDKLSKIKGFIYSKGVHLVKDIYPTEIIIDEKVRKYCKQNKCGEYGNNFMCPPFVGSIEDFREELKKYKHGLIVMIKDRIVNGNDENRYYNSAKKLHNILLEVENECKKNYFNNVKVLIGGNCRICNPCVAALGEEKCKYPKKARPSLEAMGIDVVNTCKQIGIVVEFKTDEVMWIGLVLL; this comes from the coding sequence GTGATAAGATTGAACTACAATGATAAATTAAGTAAAATAAAAGGGTTCATTTATAGTAAAGGTGTACATTTAGTGAAGGATATATATCCAACCGAAATTATCATTGACGAAAAAGTAAGGAAATATTGCAAACAAAATAAATGTGGAGAGTACGGCAATAATTTTATGTGCCCACCATTTGTAGGAAGTATAGAGGATTTTAGAGAAGAATTGAAAAAATATAAGCATGGACTAATTGTAATGATTAAAGATAGAATTGTTAATGGTAATGATGAAAATAGATATTATAATTCAGCTAAAAAGCTACATAATATATTATTGGAAGTTGAGAATGAATGTAAAAAAAATTATTTCAATAATGTTAAAGTTTTAATAGGAGGTAATTGTAGAATTTGCAATCCTTGTGTTGCTGCACTAGGTGAAGAAAAATGTAAATATCCAAAAAAAGCTAGACCTTCCTTAGAAGCAATGGGAATAGATGTAGTAAATACATGCAAACAAATAGGTATTGTAGTAGAATTTAAAACAGATGAGGTAATGTGGATAGGATTGGTGCTTTTATAA
- a CDS encoding endolytic transglycosylase MltG, which produces MRGRAKLLIITLILGFGLGMITTSIINLLYPTVKYKQYTEEEIKEMAKELGMVEIKDVKTLYKNQNDSEKDEKESKNLNKNKATDEKAKEEENKQYIVFRIEKGEVSEGIIERLYSNNIIKDKEEFNRLVIEKNAEKRFIYGVYKLKKNMDCEEVLDILCGF; this is translated from the coding sequence ATGAGGGGAAGAGCTAAACTTCTAATTATTACTTTGATTTTAGGATTTGGGCTAGGGATGATAACAACAAGCATTATAAACTTATTATATCCAACGGTCAAATATAAACAGTACACTGAAGAAGAAATAAAAGAGATGGCTAAAGAGTTAGGTATGGTTGAAATAAAAGATGTTAAAACATTGTATAAAAATCAAAATGATAGTGAAAAAGATGAAAAAGAAAGCAAAAATCTTAATAAGAATAAGGCAACTGATGAAAAAGCTAAAGAAGAGGAAAATAAGCAATATATAGTTTTTAGAATTGAAAAAGGAGAAGTAAGCGAAGGAATCATAGAAAGATTATATAGTAATAATATTATTAAAGATAAAGAAGAATTTAATCGGTTAGTCATTGAGAAGAATGCAGAGAAAAGATTTATATATGGGGTATATAAGTTAAAAAAGAATATGGATTGTGAGGAAGTACTAGATATACTTTGTGGATTTTAA
- a CDS encoding CD0519/CD1768 family membrane protein — translation MEALGKKNKRKSIPYLDTFIFITLVGLFFTYLGMKMGVSNMFSTILNTSYQLLIDTVLYIMAIAVLAGAFGKLAMEFGLVQLLNKILSPLIRPLYNMPGVAFLGIITTYLSDNPAIISLAKDKGYLSYFKKNEVPCLCNLGTAFGMGLIVTTFMIGVGKGFFIEPIIGNIGAVIGSIVSVRIMSYRTKRILGTEDNTNNAEGYKEEVAVSVMDKSEGNFMERFLTAFLEGGKLGVDIGLGIIPGVLFICTIIMVLTFGPADPSVGYQGLAYEGVELLPKIGEWLSPILRPLFGFKSPEAIAFPITALGSVGASLSLVPKFLESGIATGNEIAVFTAMGMCWSGFLSTHVAMLDALGHRKLISKAISSHVLGGIVAGISAHYILLLWNLISNIL, via the coding sequence TTGGAGGCATTAGGTAAAAAAAATAAAAGAAAGTCTATTCCATATTTAGATACTTTCATTTTTATTACACTAGTAGGGTTATTTTTTACTTATTTAGGTATGAAAATGGGCGTAAGTAATATGTTTTCAACTATATTAAACACTTCATATCAATTATTAATAGATACCGTCCTATATATCATGGCTATTGCTGTATTAGCAGGGGCTTTTGGAAAATTAGCTATGGAATTCGGTTTAGTACAGCTATTAAATAAAATCTTATCTCCTTTAATTAGACCTCTCTATAATATGCCTGGAGTTGCTTTTTTAGGTATAATAACTACTTATCTGTCAGATAATCCAGCAATAATTTCTTTGGCAAAAGATAAAGGATATTTAAGTTATTTTAAAAAGAATGAAGTACCATGCCTATGTAATTTAGGTACTGCTTTTGGTATGGGACTTATAGTGACTACTTTTATGATTGGCGTGGGAAAAGGTTTTTTTATAGAACCGATAATTGGTAATATAGGAGCAGTTATAGGCAGTATTGTGAGTGTTAGAATAATGTCATATAGAACAAAAAGGATTTTAGGAACTGAAGATAACACAAATAATGCAGAAGGATACAAAGAAGAGGTTGCTGTGTCAGTAATGGATAAAAGTGAAGGGAATTTCATGGAAAGATTCTTAACAGCATTTTTAGAAGGAGGTAAATTAGGAGTAGATATTGGACTTGGAATAATTCCTGGAGTATTGTTTATATGTACAATTATTATGGTACTGACATTTGGGCCTGCTGACCCTAGTGTTGGTTACCAAGGGTTAGCATATGAGGGAGTAGAACTATTACCCAAAATAGGTGAATGGCTATCTCCAATATTGAGACCTTTATTTGGATTCAAAAGTCCTGAAGCTATTGCTTTTCCAATAACTGCTTTGGGTTCAGTTGGAGCTTCTTTAAGTTTAGTACCTAAGTTTTTAGAAAGTGGTATAGCTACAGGTAATGAAATAGCTGTTTTTACTGCTATGGGTATGTGCTGGAGTGGTTTTTTAAGCACACATGTGGCTATGCTAGATGCATTAGGACATAGAAAATTAATATCTAAGGCTATAAGTAGTCATGTATTAGGAGGGATTGTAGCAGGAATATCAGCACATTATATATTACTATTATGGAATTTAATTTCTAATATATTATAA
- a CDS encoding BON domain-containing protein yields MNKKDMNISPVNAVKDDLVTEQIKSILDARMEASAMDINVTTRNGVVELSGLVDVLAEKKYAGAVARSIDGVRKVENNITISMDSNITDKHIEKEVINRLNQTGDDSNLTSVGVKVNDGVVNLIGHVDTLKTAHTAMNLASQIRGVKDVVNNTNILNAEEYDDVSLHNRVRDQISASNLSSKDIDIEVKNNRVTLKGYVNNRRESELAKELTMGIEGVKKVHNRLRVRK; encoded by the coding sequence ATGAATAAAAAAGATATGAATATAAGTCCTGTTAATGCAGTTAAAGATGATTTAGTTACAGAACAAATAAAAAGCATTTTAGATGCACGTATGGAGGCATCAGCTATGGATATAAATGTAACTACTCGTAATGGGGTAGTAGAATTATCTGGATTAGTTGATGTTCTAGCAGAAAAAAAATATGCTGGTGCTGTAGCTAGAAGTATTGACGGAGTGAGAAAAGTAGAAAATAACATTACTATAAGCATGGATAGTAATATTACAGATAAGCATATTGAAAAAGAAGTAATAAACAGATTAAATCAGACAGGTGACGATTCTAACTTAACTAGCGTCGGTGTAAAGGTAAATGATGGAGTTGTAAATCTTATAGGGCATGTAGATACTCTAAAAACCGCCCATACTGCTATGAACCTAGCTTCACAGATAAGAGGTGTTAAAGATGTAGTCAATAATACAAATATATTAAATGCAGAAGAATATGATGATGTATCCCTCCATAATAGAGTTAGAGACCAAATAAGTGCTAGTAACTTAAGTAGTAAGGATATAGATATAGAAGTAAAAAATAATAGAGTAACTCTTAAAGGTTATGTTAACAATAGAAGAGAATCTGAATTAGCAAAAGAATTAACTATGGGGATTGAAGGTGTAAAAAAAGTACATAATAGACTACGTGTACGTAAGTAA
- a CDS encoding DUF3006 domain-containing protein: MKGIIDRFEEDIAVIEREDNTMINIERSRLPKEAVEGDVIIIKDDSIIIDKQETTKRKKKIDILENELFK; encoded by the coding sequence ATGAAAGGTATAATAGACAGATTTGAAGAAGATATTGCTGTAATAGAGAGAGAAGATAATACAATGATAAATATAGAAAGAAGTAGATTACCAAAAGAAGCAGTTGAAGGAGACGTAATTATAATTAAAGATGATAGTATAATTATAGATAAACAAGAAACTACGAAAAGAAAGAAGAAAATAGATATATTAGAAAATGAATTATTTAAGTAA
- a CDS encoding MBL fold metallo-hydrolase produces MRLSKIKALVTILLVLMSIMLTSCTSINQGDISTSGSANEVNENNNLIVHFIDVGQADSILIELPNGETSLIDGGNRQDAELVVNYIKDLNIKEIDYLIATHPHEDHIGGLPDVVREFKIGKIYMPRKSSNTKIYENLLKEIKNKGLKITTARGGQKIIDVDKLKFTIIAPNSKKYDETNEYSIVNKLTYKNTSFLFTGDAEKDSEDEMLKLGYDLSADVLKVGHHGGRTSTNVEFLKRVNPKYAVISAGKGNDYGHPHKEVIERLQDRNIVIFRTDVHGTIKAISDGDNIKFNKNVKSDNYQNEDVVKNNNDIYYIGNKRSKVYHSPSCKNLPKLENRIIFKTKEEAENKGYRPHKTCVD; encoded by the coding sequence ATGAGATTATCAAAGATTAAAGCTTTAGTTACAATTTTGCTCGTTTTAATGTCTATTATGTTAACTTCATGTACAAGTATTAACCAAGGAGACATAAGCACAAGTGGAAGTGCAAACGAAGTCAATGAGAATAATAATTTGATTGTTCATTTTATAGATGTTGGGCAAGCCGATAGTATTTTAATTGAGTTACCTAATGGAGAAACCTCCCTTATAGATGGAGGAAATAGACAGGATGCTGAGCTTGTAGTAAATTATATAAAAGACTTAAACATAAAGGAAATTGATTATTTAATAGCTACACATCCACATGAAGACCATATTGGAGGATTACCTGATGTGGTTAGGGAATTTAAAATTGGGAAAATATATATGCCTAGAAAGAGTTCTAATACTAAGATATACGAAAATTTATTAAAGGAAATTAAGAACAAAGGTCTTAAGATAACTACGGCAAGGGGAGGCCAAAAGATAATTGACGTAGATAAATTAAAATTTACTATTATTGCACCTAACTCAAAGAAATATGATGAAACTAATGAGTATTCTATAGTTAATAAACTTACATATAAAAATACATCGTTTTTATTTACAGGAGATGCAGAAAAAGACTCAGAAGATGAAATGTTAAAGTTAGGTTATGATTTATCAGCTGATGTATTAAAAGTAGGACATCATGGAGGAAGAACATCTACAAATGTTGAATTTTTAAAACGAGTAAATCCAAAATATGCTGTTATTTCTGCCGGAAAAGGTAATGATTATGGTCATCCGCATAAGGAAGTTATAGAAAGGTTACAGGATAGAAATATAGTTATATTTAGAACTGATGTACATGGAACTATCAAAGCTATTTCAGATGGAGATAATATAAAATTTAATAAAAATGTTAAGTCTGATAACTATCAAAATGAAGATGTAGTTAAAAATAATAATGATATATACTATATAGGAAACAAAAGGTCAAAGGTATATCATTCACCGTCATGTAAAAACTTACCTAAATTAGAGAACCGAATTATATTTAAGACTAAAGAAGAAGCTGAAAATAAAGGCTATAGACCCCATAAAACATGTGTAGATTAG
- a CDS encoding aminotransferase class III-fold pyridoxal phosphate-dependent enzyme: MHKYTKYVNPYLGQLLEKIKMDKSFVKGEECYLYDDKGNKFLDFIAAYGALPFGYNPKEIWDTIKEFKLNKEPSFIQPSALNAAGQLAEKLIKIAPKGLKYVTFTNSGAETVEAAIKLCRSATGRLGILSTNNSFHGKTLGALSATGKEFYQANFGAPAKDFNYVQYGNLDELEKELLSKSDYYAAFIIEPIQGEGGIIEPPKGYLKGAKEICDKYGVKLILDEIQTGLGRTGTMFACEEEGVNPDVLLLAKALGGGIIPIGACLCNEEVYNEEFANKHSSTFAGNSLACRIGIKVLEKIDDSFLNDVKEKGKILKEELMKLKQKHPSIIKEVRGRGLMLGIEFNTERDTYPQSLLGVMAEQELLTPIISSYLLNVEKLRVAPTLNGANVIRIEPPLVITKNECSRAVESIESMLKVLSQGNTAKLLSHLINKDISMEDFKAEKKYNNNVTPSKKDERFAFLIHPIGLKNYSDFDESLAIFNEKDLSELTERWNDMVKPFVASKMRITSKVGKTAYGEFICVPRTAEELKNMPKEQALDELKEAIHLAKERGAKIVGLGAYTSVVSGGGLFLKNQEIPLTTGNSYTVVSAVEAVTQALNKLGMNSDSSTAAVIGATGSIGRGVAMLLSESVSKLILVGNPKHKESSEKRLYKIAAYIYRYLAKRIDNGDSINYYIYNILKNSEDFPKANESINKFVRFAKKISAKDSPIIITTELDDALLDTDIVVSATNNVGKLIKPDNLKCGAIVCDLSRPRNVSEAILDIRPDVLVIDGGIIEVPGLPSLGINLGFDEGLAYACMSETIMLALEGHYKHTSLGASGISIENILLTRKLANKHGFKLAEFRSFDKPIENARWEVAVTTKNC; the protein is encoded by the coding sequence ATGCATAAATATACAAAATATGTTAATCCTTATTTAGGACAATTACTTGAAAAGATTAAGATGGATAAGTCATTTGTAAAGGGAGAAGAATGCTACTTATATGATGATAAAGGTAATAAATTTTTAGATTTTATAGCAGCTTATGGAGCATTGCCTTTTGGATATAATCCAAAGGAAATATGGGATACTATAAAGGAATTTAAGCTAAATAAAGAACCTAGTTTTATACAGCCTTCAGCACTTAATGCAGCAGGACAGCTAGCAGAAAAGCTTATTAAAATTGCACCTAAAGGTCTTAAATATGTGACTTTTACCAATAGTGGAGCAGAAACAGTTGAAGCAGCTATAAAGTTATGTCGCTCAGCAACAGGTAGGCTTGGTATACTGTCTACTAATAATAGTTTTCATGGTAAAACCCTAGGTGCTCTTTCTGCTACGGGTAAAGAGTTTTATCAAGCTAATTTTGGAGCACCGGCTAAAGATTTTAATTATGTACAGTATGGAAATTTAGATGAACTAGAAAAAGAACTATTAAGTAAATCAGATTATTATGCTGCTTTTATAATAGAGCCTATACAAGGCGAGGGTGGCATTATAGAACCACCAAAGGGATATTTAAAAGGTGCTAAAGAAATATGTGATAAGTATGGTGTAAAGCTAATTTTAGATGAGATACAAACAGGATTAGGTAGAACGGGAACAATGTTTGCGTGCGAAGAAGAAGGAGTAAATCCTGATGTTTTACTACTTGCTAAAGCACTTGGTGGAGGTATTATTCCAATAGGAGCATGTTTATGTAATGAAGAAGTTTATAATGAAGAATTTGCTAACAAACATTCTTCTACCTTTGCAGGAAATTCATTAGCTTGTAGAATAGGAATAAAGGTATTAGAAAAAATAGACGATAGCTTTTTAAACGACGTAAAAGAAAAAGGAAAAATATTAAAAGAAGAATTGATGAAGCTAAAACAAAAACATCCTAGCATTATTAAAGAAGTTAGAGGTAGAGGTTTAATGTTAGGTATAGAATTTAATACAGAAAGGGATACATATCCTCAAAGTTTGTTAGGTGTTATGGCAGAACAAGAGCTCTTAACTCCAATTATTTCTAGTTATCTACTAAATGTAGAAAAGTTGAGAGTTGCTCCTACATTAAATGGAGCAAATGTTATACGTATTGAACCCCCTTTAGTAATTACTAAAAATGAATGTAGTAGAGCTGTTGAAAGCATAGAGAGTATGCTGAAGGTATTAAGCCAAGGAAATACAGCTAAATTACTATCTCACTTAATAAATAAAGATATATCAATGGAAGATTTTAAAGCAGAAAAAAAATACAACAATAATGTAACACCTAGCAAAAAAGATGAAAGATTTGCTTTTTTAATACATCCAATTGGATTGAAGAATTATTCTGATTTTGATGAGAGTTTAGCTATATTTAACGAGAAAGATTTATCAGAACTTACAGAAAGATGGAACGATATGGTTAAGCCATTTGTTGCATCTAAAATGCGAATAACATCTAAAGTAGGTAAAACAGCATATGGTGAATTTATATGTGTACCTAGGACTGCTGAAGAATTAAAAAATATGCCTAAAGAACAGGCATTAGATGAATTAAAAGAAGCAATACATCTTGCTAAAGAAAGAGGGGCAAAAATAGTAGGCTTAGGTGCTTATACTTCAGTAGTTTCAGGAGGAGGATTATTTTTAAAAAATCAAGAAATACCACTAACGACAGGGAACAGTTATACAGTCGTATCGGCAGTTGAAGCTGTAACTCAAGCATTAAACAAACTAGGGATGAATTCGGATAGCTCTACAGCTGCTGTTATAGGTGCAACAGGGTCTATTGGAAGAGGAGTAGCAATGCTTCTTTCTGAATCTGTTTCAAAGCTAATTCTTGTAGGAAATCCTAAACATAAAGAATCAAGTGAAAAAAGATTATACAAAATTGCAGCTTATATATATAGGTATTTAGCTAAACGTATAGATAACGGTGATAGTATAAACTATTACATATACAATATATTAAAAAATTCTGAAGACTTTCCGAAAGCTAATGAGTCAATAAACAAGTTTGTAAGGTTTGCTAAAAAAATAAGTGCTAAGGATAGTCCTATAATAATAACTACTGAGCTTGATGACGCACTTTTAGATACTGATATCGTTGTAAGTGCTACAAATAATGTGGGTAAGTTAATAAAACCAGATAACTTAAAGTGTGGTGCAATTGTATGTGATTTATCTAGACCAAGAAATGTAAGTGAAGCAATTTTAGATATTAGGCCAGATGTTTTAGTTATTGATGGTGGTATTATAGAAGTTCCTGGTTTACCTTCTTTAGGGATAAATTTAGGATTTGATGAAGGTCTAGCATATGCTTGTATGTCTGAAACAATTATGTTAGCTTTAGAAGGACATTATAAACATACAAGCTTAGGAGCTTCGGGCATATCCATTGAAAATATATTGTTGACAAGAAAATTAGCTAATAAGCATGGGTTTAAACTAGCAGAATTTAGAAGCTTTGACAAACCTATTGAAAATGCAAGATGGGAAGTTGCTGTGACAACAAAAAATTGCTAA
- a CDS encoding V-type ATP synthase subunit D, whose product MPGNSTPTKANLLKLRNSLEFSKKGFELLDKKRTVLIREMMDLIDKAKEIQRRISDNFEEAYNALQMVNITMGINNVEELAISIIKEKDYDILTKSIMGVEIPKVKFDKVKQDTQYGFFRTNPVLDIAVNKFYEIKYLTYELAEVENSVYKLAMEIKKTQKRANALEKIQIPKYKEKIKSIEEILEEKEREDFFRLKKVKKKKK is encoded by the coding sequence ATGCCTGGAAACTCTACTCCGACAAAGGCAAATTTATTAAAATTAAGAAATTCTCTTGAGTTTTCAAAGAAAGGATTTGAGCTTTTAGATAAAAAGCGAACAGTTTTAATTAGAGAAATGATGGATTTAATAGATAAGGCTAAAGAAATTCAACGAAGAATTTCAGATAATTTTGAAGAAGCTTATAATGCATTGCAGATGGTAAATATAACTATGGGAATCAATAATGTAGAAGAACTTGCTATATCTATAATAAAAGAAAAGGATTATGATATTTTAACTAAAAGTATTATGGGGGTTGAGATACCTAAGGTTAAATTTGATAAAGTAAAACAAGATACACAGTATGGTTTTTTCAGAACTAATCCTGTTTTAGATATAGCAGTTAACAAGTTTTATGAAATAAAATATTTAACATATGAACTAGCGGAAGTAGAAAATTCAGTATATAAACTGGCTATGGAAATAAAGAAGACTCAAAAAAGGGCTAACGCTCTAGAAAAAATACAAATACCTAAGTATAAAGAGAAGATTAAATCTATTGAAGAAATTTTAGAGGAAAAAGAAAGAGAGGATTTTTTCAGGTTGAAAAAAGTTAAAAAGAAGAAGAAATAA